TGAGCGCCGGCGACACGCCATCGACGTGGGGTGCGCGACTACCCCTCCCCCCTTGCCGGGGGGAGGTGGGTCCCATCCCACCCTGCCGAGGAGCCCGCGCCCGCCGGTGAGCATCGCCCTCTACCGCAAGTACCGTTCGGCGACCTTCGCCGACCTCATCGGGCAGGCTCACGTCGCGGACACCCTCCGCAACCAGGTTCGGAGCGGCGAGCTCGCCCACGCCTACCTCTTCTCGGGCATCCGCGGCACCGGCAAGACCTCCACGGCGCGGATCCTGGCCCGGGCGATCACCTGCCTCCAGCCCGCCGGCGGCGAGCCCTGCAACGTCTGCGCCGCCTGCGTCGAGGTGCTCGGCGGCGGCGCGGTCGACGTGCTCGAGATCGACGCGGCGAGCAATCGCGGCATCGACGAGATGCGCGAGCTGCGCGAGCGGGTCAAGTTCCTCCCCGCCTCGCTGCGCCGCAAGGTCTACATCATCGACGAGGCCCACATGCTCACCACCGAGGCGTGGAACGCGTTCCTCAAGACCCTGGAGGAGCCGCCGCCCCATGTGCTCTTCATCCTCGCCACCACCGAGCCGCACAAGGTGCCGGAGACGGTGCGCTCGCGGGTGCAGCGCTTCGACTTCCGCCGCGTCGAGCGGCCGGACATCGCCGCCCACCTCGGCCGCATCCTCGGCCTGGAGGGGACCGAGGCGGAGCCCGCCGCGCTCGACCTGCTCGCCCGCGCCGGGCAGGGCAGCGTGCGCGACGCGATGTCGCTCCTCGACCAGGCGCTGGGCACCGGCGAGCGGCCGCTGCGGCTCGAGACGGTGCGCCGCTCGCTGGGGCTCGCCGACCCCGCCACGGTGCGCGAGCTGCTGCTCAGCCTCGCCGCCGGCGACGCCGGCGAGACCCTGCGGGCCACCGCCCGCGCCTTCGAGTCCGGCGCCGACGCCCGCCAGCTGCTCCGCGACCTGTCCCGGCTGGCGCGCGCCGCCGAGCTCGTCGCCCTCGGCGCCGCCGGCGGCGCCGACCTCGGCAACGACGAGGAGGAGACCTGCCGGACTCTCGCCTCGACCGCCCGCCGCGGCCTCTGGGTGGCGGCGCTCGACGCCTTCGCCGCCGCCGAGATCAACCTCCGCCAGCCGGTGGACGCCCGACTCCAGGTGGAGCTGAGCCTGCTCCGCCTGCTCCACGGCGGCGGCGGCGACCCCGGGGCCGGGCCGGGGCCGG
Above is a window of Candidatus Dormiibacterota bacterium DNA encoding:
- the dnaX gene encoding DNA polymerase III subunit gamma/tau gives rise to the protein MSIALYRKYRSATFADLIGQAHVADTLRNQVRSGELAHAYLFSGIRGTGKTSTARILARAITCLQPAGGEPCNVCAACVEVLGGGAVDVLEIDAASNRGIDEMRELRERVKFLPASLRRKVYIIDEAHMLTTEAWNAFLKTLEEPPPHVLFILATTEPHKVPETVRSRVQRFDFRRVERPDIAAHLGRILGLEGTEAEPAALDLLARAGQGSVRDAMSLLDQALGTGERPLRLETVRRSLGLADPATVRELLLSLAAGDAGETLRATARAFESGADARQLLRDLSRLARAAELVALGAAGGADLGNDEEETCRTLASTARRGLWVAALDAFAAAEINLRQPVDARLQVELSLLRLLHGGGGDPGAGPGPGDGGAALAALSARVAHLERRLAGAVPTPPAAEPVPPPPAAVVVPPAPAVPPPEEPVVEVAPPEPDLAAAPEPPAPPPAAPPPPTGRPADLDAWQALWTTIVDAVNRRDPMLAGVLRSCRPLEATPGRLVVGAPYGFHLERLQERQKARLLDEVISEVAGGACSVEAIFSGTDAPRAPAPPRDPGVPEAPDATAAVLATFPGSRITASRLRDAAADGPA